In Carassius gibelio isolate Cgi1373 ecotype wild population from Czech Republic chromosome B17, carGib1.2-hapl.c, whole genome shotgun sequence, the genomic stretch AGTCCTTTGGTGAATGGTCTCCGATATGATCAGCATGTGTTGTGAGAAGATCTCAAGGCACCTGGAACATAAAGTTCAGAGATATAGCAATTAATAACAGGACAAAAACCACACGGTCACACACCAAATGGCTTTTCACAAGTTTTATCATGTGTATCACGGCATGCAAGCATTAAAACGTTGATATCGGCCACTTTTATTTAATACACTATTTGTTGTCAGGTAACTAACAATTATTCTGCTAATGATCCTTTCAAGAAACCAACACAAACTAAGACACATAAATACAAAGCCAAGCTACAGTACTAAGTACAAATGACCACACTGAATGACATTGTTACAAACAGCTAATTCACAGCAGTACAACACAAATACACATCTGTTTTGTCGTTCGTTATTGATATATCCCATCAGTACATGCAAAGCCATTATTAAAGACTATAGGGATAGATATTTACTCATGAACACAGTTTGGCGGCAAACAAATCAAACGAATTTTTCGCATTTTCTAATTGATTCCCAATTCAACATCCAGTGCTTCGCCTGGCAGCAGACAAGAAGAATCTTTCTCTTCAAATATCATATGATAGGCCTTCGAATCATTTccaattccaaaaaaaaacagcctttCTTAGCTAGGCCTTGTTTTGTTGATTCTCTTGAAAATTCTGGACAAGAAATGCTCTTGATTCATATCATTCTACTGCCATTCCAGCTCCATCTGTTCCTTGTTTTTCTCACCTCCTCAGCATGCTTGTCCtggaaaaacacaagaaaaaagaagaagaactaTTAAATAATAGCCCAATTAACTCTTAAGTGTTTAAGATTTGAAAAGGTCTACCTAGTGGCACCAAATGAAATTGCAAAACTGATTCAGATGATCTCGCCCTAAACTCATGCCATCAACTGTGCTTTTTATTACTATGTTGGGCTGCTCAAACAAACATCTAACAATTCCATTTTGTCCCACTAGTTGTGCAGAAAtaacacactgcacctttaaaatGGAACTGGATTTGGATGTCAAAATCCACTGTACCTTCTCCTGAAGACGTTCCAGCATGGCAGCGATGTGGGCCTCCCGGTTCTCTTTGTTAATCTCCATTCTTTGCTCCAGCTTTTCTTTGGCCATCTTGATGAAGTTGTTGTGTTCCTCTATGGCTTTCTGGGCCACCTCTCGTTCATGCTCTCTCTTCTCAGCCAAGTGCTTCAgaagttcagcttcctgacactGCAGAGACAATGCATTTTATATGAGACTCAAATAGAAGCATATCCATTATCGGTACAGttgcattatattaaaataaaatataaatattagatcttTTAATCTAAAGTTATTAAAACTGAATAATTACTAATTGCTAACTAACTGATACTGAGAGTATCGTCCACAAAAACATCTCTGTTCCTTACCTTTCTTCTCTCTTCGGCTGCATCCAGTTTCTTCTGGATCTCCTCCAGTGAGGGGTCTCTGCGAGGTGGGAAAGTGGGATGGAATTCCCTCTGACCGTCAAAGGATGGAGGTCTGAGGATGACCTCAAAAGCCTG encodes the following:
- the stmn4l gene encoding stathmin-like 4, like isoform X2 yields the protein MTLAAYREKMKELPLVSLFCSCFLPEPREKPTKKTQDVVDLNLGIIKDMEVIELNKRSSGQAFEVILRPPSFDGQREFHPTFPPRRDPSLEEIQKKLDAAEERRKCQEAELLKHLAEKREHEREVAQKAIEEHNNFIKMAKEKLEQRMEINKENREAHIAAMLERLQEKDKHAEEVP
- the stmn4l gene encoding stathmin-like 4, like isoform X1 — encoded protein: MTLAAYREKMKELPLVSLFCSCFLPEPREKPTKKTQDVVDLNLGIIKDMEVIELNKRSSGQAFEVILRPPSFDGQREFHPTFPPRRDPSLEEIQKKLDAAEERRKCQEAELLKHLAEKREHEREVAQKAIEEHNNFIKMAKEKLEQRMEINKENREAHIAAMLERLQEKDKHAEEVRKTRNRWSWNGSRMI